The Leucoraja erinacea ecotype New England chromosome 29, Leri_hhj_1, whole genome shotgun sequence genome has a window encoding:
- the LOC129711107 gene encoding semaphorin-4E-like isoform X3 — MKVMWTVSEQKQKECMYKGKSQEIDCRNYIRILHWLSETRMYVCGTNAFQPTCDSLVINNGKIHLENNPEESKGKCPFDPTQKYASVMVDGEFYSATANNFLGSEPILLRSLKNNLRTEYKTSWLNEPNFIHLDVVEESKSAADGDDDKIYLFFSETAVEFEFYNKLLVSRIARVCKGDLGGQRTLQRKWTTFLKASLMCSAPEINFPFNIIQDVFMMRATNWSDNIFYAVFTPQWGKQDISAVCAFKMSKIQEVFNEGKFKSAITVEQSRVKWVMYSGTVPVPRPGACINNDIRKSGIKTSLDLPDKTLQFVRDHPLMDDLVTPINNRPKLIKQGVKYTQIAVDRVIAANLEEYDVIFLGTDSGYLHKALSLEKDMFIIEEVQLFLSAEPVQNLQLSSKRGHLYVGSPSLVVQVPVAICTKHITCWDCVLSRDPYCGWDKTTSQCIHISEIKFDIQNLVQNIENGDPSKCPSHEIYKAEKQIIIPGNNMVLNCYPTSNLAQMQWLHKKREIPITDPRYLHFSDGLLIFNVSTENEGQYDCLSVETVAGKQFSQVAASYFLQLSTSKHGIDQHPFPTKAHFGVPTLPDNTGRKAALPMIQNYLQTELTLKGFLVLFIMMFILLLAWNIYKGHVPIPLRPSGNENVRRTSAIILNNSVQEVEEKISLSEGPQLKGALSNVDLPLTSTANADPLEKNSNNNSILLENANSSCARPLLVLDELEYIDADQTESNA, encoded by the exons ATGAAG GTGATGTGGACTGTCTCTGAGCAGAAACAGAAAGAATGCATGTACAAAGGAAAGTCACAAGAG ATTGATTGCCGTAACTATATACGCATTCTCCACTGGTTAAGTGAAACTAGAATGTACGTTTGTGGAACAAATGCATTTCAACCAACATGTGATAGCTTG GTTATTAACAATGGCAAAATCCACCTAGAAAATAATCCTGAAGAGAGTAAAGGAAAGTGTCCATTTGACCCGACTCAGAAGTATGCATCCGTAATGGTCG ATGGAGAATTTTACTCTGCAACAGCAAATAATTTTCTTGGTTCTGAGCCCATTCTACTCCGTAGCCTGAAAAACAATCTGAGGACAGAGTACAAAACTTCATGGCTAAATG aGCCTAATTTTATACATTTGGATGTGGTTGAAGAGAGTAAATCTGCTGCTGATGGAGATGATGATAAGATCTACCTTTTCTTCAGTGAGACAGCTGTTGAGTTTGAATTCTACAATAAACTACTGGTTTCAAGAATTGCCCGAGTATGTAAG GGGGATCTAGGTGGCCAGCGAACTCTTCAGAGGAAGTGGACCACCTTCCTGAAGGCCAGCCTGATGTGTTCTGCTCCTGAGATAAACTTTCCATTTAATATTATTCAAGATGTCTTTATGATGAGGGCAACAAACTGGAGCGACAATATTTTCTATGCAGTTTTTACTCCGCAGTG GGGGAAACAGGATATTTCTGCGGTTTGTGCCTTCAAAATGTCAAAAATTCAGGAGGTGTTCAATGAAGGAAAATTCAAGTCAGCTATAACAGTAGAACAATCTCGCGTCAAGTGGGTGATGTACAGTGGAACAGTTCCTGTCCCTCGTCCAGGTGCC TGTATCAACAATGATATCCGTAAGAGTGGCATCAAGACTTCTCTAGATCTGCCAGACAAAACACTCCAGTTTGTTCGGGACCATCCTTTAATGGATGATTTAGTGACCCCCATCAACAACCGACCTAAATTAATAAAGCAGGGTGTAAAATACACCCAGATAGCTGTAGACAGAGTTATAGCAGCAAACCTCGAAGAATATGATGTAATATTTCTGGGAACAG ATAGTGGATACCTGCACAAAGCCCTTAGCTTGGAGAAGGATATGTTTATTATTGAAGAGGTGCAGCTGTTCCTTTCTGCAGAGCCTGTACAAAACTTACAGCTTTCTTCAAAAAGG GGTCATTTGTATGTTGGATCCCCATCACTGGTGGTCCAAGTGCCTGTTGCCATTTGCACTAAACATATCACTTGTTGGGATTGTGTACTGTCTAGAGACCCTTACTGTGGATGGGATAAAACTACAAGCCAATGTATTCACATTTCAGAGATTAAGTTTGACATACA GAACTTAGTTCAGAATATAGAAAATGGAGATCCTTCAAAATGTCCCAGTCATG AAATCTATAAAGCTGAAAAGCAAATTATTATTCCTGGAAACAATATGGTTTTGAATTGTTATCCTACATCCAACTTGGCTCAAATGCAGTGGCTACACAAAAAAAGAGAAATTCCAATAACAGATCCAAGATATCTCCACTTCAGTGAtggattattaatatttaatgtttctaCGGAAAATGAAGGACAGTATGACTGCCTTTCTGTTGAAACAGTGGCTGGGAAGCAATTTTCACAAGTCGCAGCAAGCTATTTTCTGCAGTTATCTACATCTAAACATGGAATAGATCAACATCCATTTCCAACAAAGGCGCATTTTGGTGTGCCTACCTTACCAGACAATACTGGTCGCAAGGCTGCCTTGCCAATGATACAGAATTACCTTCAAACTGAATTGACATTGAAAGGTTTCCTGGTACTCTTTATCATGATGTTCATACTTCTTCTTGCATGGAATATTTATAAAGGTCATGTGCCAATACCACTGCGGCCATctggaaatgaaaatgtaagAAGAACATCAGCTATTATTTTGAACAACTCAGTGCAGGAGGTGGAGGAGAAAATATCACTTTCAGAGGGCCCTCAATTAAAGGGTGCACTGAGCAATGTTGACCTCCCACTTACAAGTACTGCCAATGCAGATCCACTTGAGAAGAACAGCAACAATAATTCTATACTACTAGAGAATGCAAACTCCAGCTGTGCTAGACCATTGCTTGTTCTTGACGAATTGGAATACATTGATGCTGATCAGACTGAATCAAACGCATAA
- the LOC129711107 gene encoding semaphorin-4E-like isoform X2 codes for MIYLSQVTEVMWTVSEQKQKECMYKGKSQEIDCRNYIRILHWLSETRMYVCGTNAFQPTCDSLVINNGKIHLENNPEESKGKCPFDPTQKYASVMVDGEFYSATANNFLGSEPILLRSLKNNLRTEYKTSWLNEPNFIHLDVVEESKSAADGDDDKIYLFFSETAVEFEFYNKLLVSRIARVCKGDLGGQRTLQRKWTTFLKASLMCSAPEINFPFNIIQDVFMMRATNWSDNIFYAVFTPQWGKQDISAVCAFKMSKIQEVFNEGKFKSAITVEQSRVKWVMYSGTVPVPRPGACINNDIRKSGIKTSLDLPDKTLQFVRDHPLMDDLVTPINNRPKLIKQGVKYTQIAVDRVIAANLEEYDVIFLGTDSGYLHKALSLEKDMFIIEEVQLFLSAEPVQNLQLSSKRGHLYVGSPSLVVQVPVAICTKHITCWDCVLSRDPYCGWDKTTSQCIHISEIKFDIQNLVQNIENGDPSKCPSHEIYKAEKQIIIPGNNMVLNCYPTSNLAQMQWLHKKREIPITDPRYLHFSDGLLIFNVSTENEGQYDCLSVETVAGKQFSQVAASYFLQLSTSKHGIDQHPFPTKAHFGVPTLPDNTGRKAALPMIQNYLQTELTLKGFLVLFIMMFILLLAWNIYKGHVPIPLRPSGNENVRRTSAIILNNSVQEVEEKISLSEGPQLKGALSNVDLPLTSTANADPLEKNSNNNSILLENANSSCARPLLVLDELEYIDADQTESNA; via the exons GTGATGTGGACTGTCTCTGAGCAGAAACAGAAAGAATGCATGTACAAAGGAAAGTCACAAGAG ATTGATTGCCGTAACTATATACGCATTCTCCACTGGTTAAGTGAAACTAGAATGTACGTTTGTGGAACAAATGCATTTCAACCAACATGTGATAGCTTG GTTATTAACAATGGCAAAATCCACCTAGAAAATAATCCTGAAGAGAGTAAAGGAAAGTGTCCATTTGACCCGACTCAGAAGTATGCATCCGTAATGGTCG ATGGAGAATTTTACTCTGCAACAGCAAATAATTTTCTTGGTTCTGAGCCCATTCTACTCCGTAGCCTGAAAAACAATCTGAGGACAGAGTACAAAACTTCATGGCTAAATG aGCCTAATTTTATACATTTGGATGTGGTTGAAGAGAGTAAATCTGCTGCTGATGGAGATGATGATAAGATCTACCTTTTCTTCAGTGAGACAGCTGTTGAGTTTGAATTCTACAATAAACTACTGGTTTCAAGAATTGCCCGAGTATGTAAG GGGGATCTAGGTGGCCAGCGAACTCTTCAGAGGAAGTGGACCACCTTCCTGAAGGCCAGCCTGATGTGTTCTGCTCCTGAGATAAACTTTCCATTTAATATTATTCAAGATGTCTTTATGATGAGGGCAACAAACTGGAGCGACAATATTTTCTATGCAGTTTTTACTCCGCAGTG GGGGAAACAGGATATTTCTGCGGTTTGTGCCTTCAAAATGTCAAAAATTCAGGAGGTGTTCAATGAAGGAAAATTCAAGTCAGCTATAACAGTAGAACAATCTCGCGTCAAGTGGGTGATGTACAGTGGAACAGTTCCTGTCCCTCGTCCAGGTGCC TGTATCAACAATGATATCCGTAAGAGTGGCATCAAGACTTCTCTAGATCTGCCAGACAAAACACTCCAGTTTGTTCGGGACCATCCTTTAATGGATGATTTAGTGACCCCCATCAACAACCGACCTAAATTAATAAAGCAGGGTGTAAAATACACCCAGATAGCTGTAGACAGAGTTATAGCAGCAAACCTCGAAGAATATGATGTAATATTTCTGGGAACAG ATAGTGGATACCTGCACAAAGCCCTTAGCTTGGAGAAGGATATGTTTATTATTGAAGAGGTGCAGCTGTTCCTTTCTGCAGAGCCTGTACAAAACTTACAGCTTTCTTCAAAAAGG GGTCATTTGTATGTTGGATCCCCATCACTGGTGGTCCAAGTGCCTGTTGCCATTTGCACTAAACATATCACTTGTTGGGATTGTGTACTGTCTAGAGACCCTTACTGTGGATGGGATAAAACTACAAGCCAATGTATTCACATTTCAGAGATTAAGTTTGACATACA GAACTTAGTTCAGAATATAGAAAATGGAGATCCTTCAAAATGTCCCAGTCATG AAATCTATAAAGCTGAAAAGCAAATTATTATTCCTGGAAACAATATGGTTTTGAATTGTTATCCTACATCCAACTTGGCTCAAATGCAGTGGCTACACAAAAAAAGAGAAATTCCAATAACAGATCCAAGATATCTCCACTTCAGTGAtggattattaatatttaatgtttctaCGGAAAATGAAGGACAGTATGACTGCCTTTCTGTTGAAACAGTGGCTGGGAAGCAATTTTCACAAGTCGCAGCAAGCTATTTTCTGCAGTTATCTACATCTAAACATGGAATAGATCAACATCCATTTCCAACAAAGGCGCATTTTGGTGTGCCTACCTTACCAGACAATACTGGTCGCAAGGCTGCCTTGCCAATGATACAGAATTACCTTCAAACTGAATTGACATTGAAAGGTTTCCTGGTACTCTTTATCATGATGTTCATACTTCTTCTTGCATGGAATATTTATAAAGGTCATGTGCCAATACCACTGCGGCCATctggaaatgaaaatgtaagAAGAACATCAGCTATTATTTTGAACAACTCAGTGCAGGAGGTGGAGGAGAAAATATCACTTTCAGAGGGCCCTCAATTAAAGGGTGCACTGAGCAATGTTGACCTCCCACTTACAAGTACTGCCAATGCAGATCCACTTGAGAAGAACAGCAACAATAATTCTATACTACTAGAGAATGCAAACTCCAGCTGTGCTAGACCATTGCTTGTTCTTGACGAATTGGAATACATTGATGCTGATCAGACTGAATCAAACGCATAA
- the LOC129711107 gene encoding semaphorin-4E-like isoform X1, which translates to MHVLKMHKGYGILFYNLMIRFVLHSQASYALDCTPRKTINYEDSNLKTFAEQGISNYSTLLLSEEHGLLLVGARDAIFALNIENISNSISQVMWTVSEQKQKECMYKGKSQEIDCRNYIRILHWLSETRMYVCGTNAFQPTCDSLVINNGKIHLENNPEESKGKCPFDPTQKYASVMVDGEFYSATANNFLGSEPILLRSLKNNLRTEYKTSWLNEPNFIHLDVVEESKSAADGDDDKIYLFFSETAVEFEFYNKLLVSRIARVCKGDLGGQRTLQRKWTTFLKASLMCSAPEINFPFNIIQDVFMMRATNWSDNIFYAVFTPQWGKQDISAVCAFKMSKIQEVFNEGKFKSAITVEQSRVKWVMYSGTVPVPRPGACINNDIRKSGIKTSLDLPDKTLQFVRDHPLMDDLVTPINNRPKLIKQGVKYTQIAVDRVIAANLEEYDVIFLGTDSGYLHKALSLEKDMFIIEEVQLFLSAEPVQNLQLSSKRGHLYVGSPSLVVQVPVAICTKHITCWDCVLSRDPYCGWDKTTSQCIHISEIKFDIQNLVQNIENGDPSKCPSHEIYKAEKQIIIPGNNMVLNCYPTSNLAQMQWLHKKREIPITDPRYLHFSDGLLIFNVSTENEGQYDCLSVETVAGKQFSQVAASYFLQLSTSKHGIDQHPFPTKAHFGVPTLPDNTGRKAALPMIQNYLQTELTLKGFLVLFIMMFILLLAWNIYKGHVPIPLRPSGNENVRRTSAIILNNSVQEVEEKISLSEGPQLKGALSNVDLPLTSTANADPLEKNSNNNSILLENANSSCARPLLVLDELEYIDADQTESNA; encoded by the exons ATGCATGTATTGAAAATGCATAAAGGCTATGGGATTCTATTTTATAATCTGATGATTAGATTTGTACTGCATTCACAAGCCTCTTATGCACTGGATTGTACACCAAGAAAAACTATAAATTATGAAG ATTCAAACTTGAAAACATTTGCAGAACAAGGAATCTCTAATTATTCAACATTACTATTAAGTGAGGAGCATGGCCTGTTGTTAGTAGGAGCTAGAGATGCCATTTTCGCTCTCaacattgaaaatatttcaaACTCCATTTCACAA GTGATGTGGACTGTCTCTGAGCAGAAACAGAAAGAATGCATGTACAAAGGAAAGTCACAAGAG ATTGATTGCCGTAACTATATACGCATTCTCCACTGGTTAAGTGAAACTAGAATGTACGTTTGTGGAACAAATGCATTTCAACCAACATGTGATAGCTTG GTTATTAACAATGGCAAAATCCACCTAGAAAATAATCCTGAAGAGAGTAAAGGAAAGTGTCCATTTGACCCGACTCAGAAGTATGCATCCGTAATGGTCG ATGGAGAATTTTACTCTGCAACAGCAAATAATTTTCTTGGTTCTGAGCCCATTCTACTCCGTAGCCTGAAAAACAATCTGAGGACAGAGTACAAAACTTCATGGCTAAATG aGCCTAATTTTATACATTTGGATGTGGTTGAAGAGAGTAAATCTGCTGCTGATGGAGATGATGATAAGATCTACCTTTTCTTCAGTGAGACAGCTGTTGAGTTTGAATTCTACAATAAACTACTGGTTTCAAGAATTGCCCGAGTATGTAAG GGGGATCTAGGTGGCCAGCGAACTCTTCAGAGGAAGTGGACCACCTTCCTGAAGGCCAGCCTGATGTGTTCTGCTCCTGAGATAAACTTTCCATTTAATATTATTCAAGATGTCTTTATGATGAGGGCAACAAACTGGAGCGACAATATTTTCTATGCAGTTTTTACTCCGCAGTG GGGGAAACAGGATATTTCTGCGGTTTGTGCCTTCAAAATGTCAAAAATTCAGGAGGTGTTCAATGAAGGAAAATTCAAGTCAGCTATAACAGTAGAACAATCTCGCGTCAAGTGGGTGATGTACAGTGGAACAGTTCCTGTCCCTCGTCCAGGTGCC TGTATCAACAATGATATCCGTAAGAGTGGCATCAAGACTTCTCTAGATCTGCCAGACAAAACACTCCAGTTTGTTCGGGACCATCCTTTAATGGATGATTTAGTGACCCCCATCAACAACCGACCTAAATTAATAAAGCAGGGTGTAAAATACACCCAGATAGCTGTAGACAGAGTTATAGCAGCAAACCTCGAAGAATATGATGTAATATTTCTGGGAACAG ATAGTGGATACCTGCACAAAGCCCTTAGCTTGGAGAAGGATATGTTTATTATTGAAGAGGTGCAGCTGTTCCTTTCTGCAGAGCCTGTACAAAACTTACAGCTTTCTTCAAAAAGG GGTCATTTGTATGTTGGATCCCCATCACTGGTGGTCCAAGTGCCTGTTGCCATTTGCACTAAACATATCACTTGTTGGGATTGTGTACTGTCTAGAGACCCTTACTGTGGATGGGATAAAACTACAAGCCAATGTATTCACATTTCAGAGATTAAGTTTGACATACA GAACTTAGTTCAGAATATAGAAAATGGAGATCCTTCAAAATGTCCCAGTCATG AAATCTATAAAGCTGAAAAGCAAATTATTATTCCTGGAAACAATATGGTTTTGAATTGTTATCCTACATCCAACTTGGCTCAAATGCAGTGGCTACACAAAAAAAGAGAAATTCCAATAACAGATCCAAGATATCTCCACTTCAGTGAtggattattaatatttaatgtttctaCGGAAAATGAAGGACAGTATGACTGCCTTTCTGTTGAAACAGTGGCTGGGAAGCAATTTTCACAAGTCGCAGCAAGCTATTTTCTGCAGTTATCTACATCTAAACATGGAATAGATCAACATCCATTTCCAACAAAGGCGCATTTTGGTGTGCCTACCTTACCAGACAATACTGGTCGCAAGGCTGCCTTGCCAATGATACAGAATTACCTTCAAACTGAATTGACATTGAAAGGTTTCCTGGTACTCTTTATCATGATGTTCATACTTCTTCTTGCATGGAATATTTATAAAGGTCATGTGCCAATACCACTGCGGCCATctggaaatgaaaatgtaagAAGAACATCAGCTATTATTTTGAACAACTCAGTGCAGGAGGTGGAGGAGAAAATATCACTTTCAGAGGGCCCTCAATTAAAGGGTGCACTGAGCAATGTTGACCTCCCACTTACAAGTACTGCCAATGCAGATCCACTTGAGAAGAACAGCAACAATAATTCTATACTACTAGAGAATGCAAACTCCAGCTGTGCTAGACCATTGCTTGTTCTTGACGAATTGGAATACATTGATGCTGATCAGACTGAATCAAACGCATAA